A genome region from Bacteroides stercoris ATCC 43183 includes the following:
- a CDS encoding fimbrillin family protein, producing MRVSNLLIMGALSALVFTGCTNNDDNSEWLDSNSVTFNSRIDGLQTKASKDVWSNGDEVGIFMTTQTAEFANKKYVASDGGTLTAAPGQTLRYPEEGTANFIAYYPYSASLNGKTLAVSVDNQADPAKVDLLYSDNAKAIAAGEAVDLAFKHKLSQIVIAVGSDETLPDISGLKISLSGMNTQADFNLADGTLAAKESKADIEMNVSADGTTAEAIILPTTTLDGVKMTFVLDGKTFEWPVSVNGGAGFEAGYKYTYTATLSTENGKPAVTMGGASIESWTDQPGGDINVDFGEGGGEQPEGVVFIETFGTPEKNGNQWPLVKDYTGFDNPKEMFEDATGKLSVRTTGTDKKTNVWFSTNVEHSLKIKNIDMKGATTATLEYEVGANVYDPGASQDLATLKVRCNGVDLAVPSKVVSKENNEANLPFKLVIENVAVSDKTTLEFYCTSTDNTCGLRLFSVKLSSGEGGGTVEPEPEPEPTPGNNLLINPGFEEWGEKLPIKWDNNYNIGEIVKEATIKHSGDYSLRQTSSSKTSKIQQEAEVLGGKKYRLSYWFLDNDAKASSRYWFALVDANGKTVNDLNAEIQQEEYSVDNPDWQQVKIEITMPENVVKVRFEIRAYRNMTTNEAGGYIYYDDMELIQLD from the coding sequence ATGAGAGTCAGTAATTTATTGATTATGGGCGCATTGTCAGCCCTTGTTTTTACGGGATGTACTAACAATGATGACAATAGTGAATGGTTGGACAGTAACAGCGTTACTTTCAATTCCCGCATTGACGGCCTGCAGACCAAAGCTTCCAAAGACGTTTGGAGCAATGGTGATGAGGTAGGTATCTTTATGACGACGCAAACTGCTGAATTTGCCAACAAGAAATATGTTGCATCGGACGGCGGTACGCTTACGGCTGCTCCGGGACAGACATTGAGGTATCCGGAAGAAGGAACGGCAAATTTCATTGCTTATTATCCTTATTCCGCATCTTTAAACGGTAAGACTTTAGCCGTGTCTGTAGATAATCAGGCAGACCCTGCCAAAGTAGACTTGCTTTATTCTGATAATGCCAAGGCAATTGCTGCCGGAGAGGCTGTAGACCTGGCTTTCAAACATAAACTGAGTCAGATTGTGATTGCTGTCGGTAGCGATGAGACTCTTCCCGATATAAGCGGATTGAAAATCTCTCTTTCCGGAATGAATACACAAGCCGATTTTAATCTGGCTGACGGTACGCTGGCAGCTAAAGAGAGTAAAGCCGATATCGAGATGAATGTCAGTGCCGATGGCACTACTGCTGAGGCGATTATCTTGCCTACCACTACACTGGATGGCGTCAAGATGACATTCGTGCTGGACGGTAAGACTTTCGAATGGCCTGTTTCCGTAAATGGCGGTGCCGGTTTTGAGGCCGGATATAAGTACACGTACACTGCTACTTTGTCCACGGAAAACGGTAAACCTGCCGTTACTATGGGCGGAGCAAGCATTGAATCGTGGACAGACCAGCCTGGTGGCGATATTAATGTGGACTTTGGTGAAGGTGGCGGTGAGCAGCCGGAAGGAGTGGTATTTATTGAAACTTTTGGTACACCGGAAAAAAATGGTAACCAATGGCCATTGGTAAAAGATTATACAGGGTTTGATAATCCTAAAGAAATGTTTGAGGATGCTACGGGAAAACTTAGTGTGCGTACTACTGGTACTGATAAAAAAACTAATGTTTGGTTCTCCACAAATGTAGAGCATTCATTGAAGATAAAGAACATTGATATGAAAGGAGCTACTACTGCTACTTTGGAATATGAAGTTGGGGCAAATGTTTATGATCCGGGTGCCAGCCAGGACTTGGCTACTTTAAAGGTTCGTTGTAACGGTGTAGACCTTGCCGTACCGAGTAAAGTGGTAAGTAAAGAGAATAACGAAGCTAATCTTCCGTTTAAATTAGTTATTGAGAATGTTGCAGTAAGTGATAAAACTACATTGGAATTCTATTGTACATCAACTGATAATACTTGTGGTTTACGTTTATTTAGTGTTAAATTATCTTCAGGAGAAGGTGGAGGCACTGTTGAACCGGAGCCGGAACCGGAGCCAACGCCGGGTAATAATCTTTTAATTAACCCTGGATTTGAAGAATGGGGAGAAAAACTTCCTATCAAATGGGATAATAATTATAATATAGGTGAAATTGTAAAGGAAGCAACCATAAAACATAGTGGAGATTATTCTTTGAGACAAACATCAAGTAGTAAGACAAGTAAAATACAGCAGGAAGCTGAGGTTTTGGGCGGAAAGAAATATCGCTTGTCCTATTGGTTCTTAGATAATGATGCCAAAGCCAGCAGTCGTTATTGGTTTGCTTTAGTTGATGCTAATGGGAAAACTGTTAATGATTTGAATGCCGAAATACAGCAAGAGGAATATTCTGTCGACAATCCTGATTGGCAACAAGTAAAAATTGAGATTACAATGCCTGAAAATGTGGTTAAAGTACGTTTTGAGATAAGAGCTTATAGAAATATGACTACAAATGAAGCAGGAGGCTATATCTATTACGATGATATGGAGTTAATCCAGCTTGATTAA